The nucleotide sequence AAAACCAGCCGTCCATAAGGCCACCAGGCCCAGGCAGAGGAATTGTCCCCAGCGGCCCCAGGATTTAGCTTTGCTGATTTCGATCAACATCCAGGCCAAAGGCACAGCAAAGAATAGAATGGCGGTTGGTTTTGTCAGAATGGTTAGCCCCAGGCCACCGCCCGTTAATCCAGCCCAGAGCCAACTCCAACCCGTGCTCCTTTTGTGCAGTAGCGACCAGCGCCAGGCCGTCAGACCCCAAAACGTCAGCGTCACCATCGCCACCAGGCCATAGTCCAGCAGATAGTCCAAACGCAACTGGATCAAAAAAGGCATCCACAACGAAAATCCGGCGGCCCATAGACCTGTAGCTCGTCCGGCACTCTCAAACAGCAGTCGCCCCAGGCCATAGGTGGCAACCAGTAAAATCGCCGTGAATAATAAATTAACCGCAATGGCCACATCCACCCCAGTTCCCCAGAAAGTCAGAAAGGGCACTGTTGCTAAATAGACTAGGGGAGCTCGATAACTGGGGGATAATCGCCACAGACTGGCCCACCATTCGCCTGAAAACAGGTTGGGTTGCCAAAAGGCCCGCCAATAGTCCAAGGCTCGACTGAGATGATCCCCCTGATCCCAGGCCGGCACGGAATGGTCCAACTGCAACCAGAGGCGATCAAAGATCGTTGCCCCCAGCCAGAGCATGACTAAAATCAGCGGATCACGCCATCGAGGAATTGAACGAGTTAGGAATTTAGACAAGGGATGCAGGGCCTAGTAGAGGAAAAGCAGTTACAACCACAACTCAGGGGAGTATGGCATGACCAAACTATCACAAAGCCGTTTAGCCATTATTTTTTATTTTCTCTAGGCTTATTTCTGTAGAGCTTTGAGAGCTTTTCCTTTTTACAAGTTCTGGAATCAGCCAAAATGTTGATGATGTCCATCGGGAAACTTGGTGCGAAAGTCATAAATGATTCCCTTGCTCTCTAGACCCATACTTTGAAACAGATTTGTGCCTTGGAGTTGGGCCTGATCTAGTACCGCTGCGTCTAAGTTGGCCCGGCTTAAAATAGCATCTCGTAAATCAGCCCCCGCCAAGTTCGCCCCCCGCAGATCGGCTCGCGTTAGATCGGCCCCCTGTAGATTTGCCCCCTGTAGGTTTGCCGCCCGAAGGTTAGCCCGAGAAAGATTGGCCCCAGCTAAGTTTGCCGCTGTTAAGTTGGCCTGGTAGAGTTGGGTATCCCCTAGTTCCGCCTCCGTAAAATTGGCTTTAATTAAAATGGCGCGTTGGAGTTGGGCGTAAGGGAGGTAGGCCTGGGAAAGATTAGCCGCAGTTAAATTGACATCCGCCAGCAAAGCCTCAAAATAGTCTAATTTGGACAGATTCGCGCCGCAAAAATTACGCTCTCCGGCCAGATAGGCTTGAATGAATTCCTCACGATTTAAGCTGGTCATAGTCTGCTTCTGAGTCAAGCTATCGTCATTTCTGCCAAAACTGAGGCATTCAAAACGACCACCCGTGATGGTTTCAAGTATCTTTGTGTTTCATTCCTCAGCGAAATGACTATCAGGCTGGTCAGAATAAACCCCTCAACAATGGCTAAGTATTTGTGCTTAGTTACGTTCTTTGAATGTAAGGGGCCGACATACAAAACTTAATCTTGCTTAATCTTTTCTTAAGCCCTGCCAAGCTCCAGGCCGGGGTCAAAATCACGGCACAATGAAATCAGTTTCTCCGTCCCTCCTTGCCCTATGTCTCTGGCCCAGCACTATCACGAGCGCACCAAATACGATCCGGTCACTATTCGGCAACGGGGCAAAGCCTTAGATTTTAGTCAGCAGCCTATTCCCTATAAGGACTACAAATTTGGGCATCTGATTAACCTGAAGCAGCTACCCGCAGATTTAGATCCCAACCTAGGTGAGCGTTTATCCCGCTTTTTCTATCTGAGTTATGGCATTACCGCCGCCGTTGCCACCCCTGGAGACCCCTACTATTTACGGGCGGCCCCCTCGGCAGGTGGACTCTATCCGGCTGAACTGTATCTGATTGCCCGTCAAGATAGTTGCTTACCCGCTGGACTTTATAACTACCAGGCCCGCCCCCACGGTTTGATTCACTTCTGGGAAAGTAATGTCTGGTCGGCGTTGCAATCGGCCTGTTTTTGGCATCCGGTTTTAGATCATGTCACGTTGGCGGTAGTGCTGACGGCGGTGTTCTATCGCTCGGCCTGGCGCTATGAGGATCGGGCTTATCGGCGGATTGGCCTGGATTCGGGTCATTTGCTGGGCAACATTGAACTAGCTGCCAACTTGAATGATTTCCGGGCCCATTTGCTAGGGGGGTTTGTGGACTCGGCCTTGAATGATTTGCTTTACTTAGATAGCGATCAAGAGGCTGTCCTCGTTGTGATTGGTTTGGCGGATCTGCTCAAAGTTTCCGAAAATCTGCCCCACTTACCCACGGTGCTCCCGTCCCCCATCTGTCCCACGATTCCCAAAATTGCTGATGGGGATTTGCTTCATGAATGTCACCAGGCCAGTCAAATTACGGCAACCGACTTAACCTATATCCCCAAGCCCCAGGCCGACCCCGATGGTGTGGTTTTAGATTTATGTACGGGTGTAGCGATCATGCCGCCCCCAGAACCGGAACCTGAGCCAGAGCCGGAACCCACCCCAGATTTATATGATTTTCCCGGCTTAACTCGCGTTCACTTAGGGGTAGAGCCAATCAACTGGCAACAAAATTGCACTGGCCTGGAAAACACTATTTTACGGCGGCGTTCAACTCGAGTCTATTCGGGCGGCAGTATCACCCAGGCCCAACTGGCCCAAATTTTGGATTTCGCCTATCACCCCGAACATTATCAACCCCAAGGCCTGGATGAGACCCCGGATTATTTCTGTTTGAACTTGATTAAAACCTTTGTCGCCGTCTCTGAGGTGAAAGGTCTTGAGGCGGGCTGTTACTATTACGCGCCCCAGGCCAAGGAACTCCGCCAAATCCGATTTAAGAATTTCCGCACCGAACTTCATCACCTCAGCTTGGGCCAGGAATTGGGGCGGGATGCAGCGGCGGTGGTCTTTCAAACGGCGAATTTAGAAGCAGCGATTACAGAATTGGGAGAACGGGCCTATCGCTACTTGCATATGGATGCCGGACATTTGGGCCAACGCCTCAACTTAGCCGCCATGCAGTTAAATTTGGGTGCCAGTGGCATTGCCGGATTTTTTGATGATCAGGTGAATGAAGTTCTGGGGATACCCGTGGATGATGCGGTGTTGTATTTAACCACTTTGGGAGTGCCGGCCTAGCCATGAAGTTAACCACCCGTGGCCATTACAGCGTTAAAGCCTTACTGGATCTCAGTTTGCAACCCAACTACGGCCCCGCTTCGGTGCGGGATATTGCCCAACGCCAGGATTTACCGGCCCCCTATTTAGAAAAACTCCTCATTGAAATGCGGCGAGCAGGGTTAGTTAATTCCCTAAGGGGTTCCCAAGGTGGCTATCAATTGGCTCAAGCTCCGGGTCAGATTTCTCTGGGGCAAATCCTCCAGGCCGTGGGTGAATCGAGCCAGCCCTTATTCTTAGACGATACTCCCCCAGATTTAGCCGCTGCCGATTGGGTCACCGTTAGCCTTTGGAAACGCCTCCATCAAAAGTTAAGGGATGCCCTGTTTAATATTTCCCTTGAAGATTTATATTACGATGCCCGCAGTTGGCAAGCGGCCCAAGGGGAAAGTGCCAGTTTTGTGGTTTAAGGTTTGAGTGACCCCAGCATTTTCAATTTCAATCAGTACATTGACTTCAAGCCAACCCCAACGCGCCAAGATGAGTCGCCGATTTGAGTATCCCAGCTTGGGCAAAAATCACCCCAGTTGAGCCATGATCCAGAGCACAACTATTAGCACTGTAGGGTAGGACAAAAAGAAATTTTGATCATTTCAGAACAGCCTTTGTAATGCTGGAACTTCCATCCTGGGATGAGTTTGGAGGATGTTCACAGTCACCCGCTATCACCTGGGAAGGTTTCTAGCCTAGCCTCAATTGTGGATTGAATTGGCCCCCAATGCTCTAGTGGCCAGTAACAAAAAGCAGCCCGCCCCAATAGGGAATTTTCTGGAAGAAACCCCCAAACATGGGAATCATTACTGTTATTGCGGTTATCCCCCATGACAAACAAGCTATGCTCAGGCACTCGCACTGGCGGAAGTTCATAGTTGGGTGGTTCAGCAATATACGGCTCAGGTAAAGGTAAGCCATCCACATAAACCCTGCCTTGATGAACTTGTACAACTTGTCCAGGCAGGCCAATCACTCGCTTAATAAAGGCTTGATCGGGTTTATAGCCAAAGGCTTGGAGGTAGGGCGGTGGCTGAAATACGACAATATCACCAGCTTTGGGAGAACGCTGATAGTAGGAAATCTTCTCGACCACAATTCGATCTCCAGGCCAGAGGGTCGGTTCCATAGACTCAGAAGGAATATAACGGGACTCTGCGACCCAAAACCGTAAGAGTAGGGCTAACCCCAAAGCAATCAAAATCAAAAGCAAATTTCCTTTTTGGGCCTGCCAGAGCCGTGGCCAGAGAGAAGAGGAGTTGTGAGAAGTCATGGGCAATAGGAGGAGGGGCAATTTAAATGTCAAATGATCACTGGAATAAGCTTTTTAAGCCTTCTTTGAGTGTGTCATAAAGGCTTGTCCCGCCCCAAACCAAAGCGGCAATGATTGAGGTGGATAAGATAGCGCCCATCAGACAAAGCACCAGGCCCCCCAAGCAAATGACCCCATCATCATCCAGTAAGCCGAAGCCAACGACAAAAATGCCCATCGCGGGTAGGGTATTCGTGCCAGGAATGGGAATCATCATGGAAATGGCCATCAACGCAATCGCCATCCCCAAAATCACCCGGCCTGGCGTACTGGTACAGATGGGTAATAGGCGCGGCCGGGAAATAGCTTCAATCCGCTTCAGCCAAGGAATCCCCGCTTTAATCACTCCTTGGGCCTGGGGCAAGGGAATTTGGTAGTGCATGATTTTATTGGGAAGCCACGGTGTCGTTTTCCCGGCAATCAGTTGCAGTGCGAGTAAAAATAGGGCCACTCCAAAGGGGGTTGAATAACCAGGGGCCGGAATTGGCAATGCCGAGGGGAGGGAGAGAATCACCAATAAAAAACCAAAGATGCGTTCTCCGGCCTGGTCAAGAAGGGCGGCTAGGCTGACGGTTTCCATCTCCGGGGGAGGAGACTCGATAAAATAACGATGCAGGTCTTGGGAGAGTTTGGCCATGGTGGGGACAGAAATTAAGCGCGATGTTTAGCTTACCAGGCCTGTCAGTGGATTAATCGGAGTTTGTCATGCTGTACCGCCGTTTTGGCCGCACCAACTTAGCTATGCCTGTTTTTTCCTGTGGGGGAATGCGTTATCAATACAAATGGCAAGATGCACCCCTGACAGAGATTCCTACAGATAATCAAAATAATCTAGAAGCGACCATTCACCAGGCCCTCGATTTGGGCATTAACCACATTGAAACCGCGCGGGGTTATGGAACATCCGAACTCCAACTTGGGCAAATCCTCCCCAATATTCCCCGCAAGAAATTGATTGTCCAGACCAAAGTCTCCCCTTGTCCCAACCCCAGTGAATTTCGGCAAACCCTTGAGCAGTCCCTTGGCAACCTGAACTTAGACTATGTGGATCTGTTGGGGATTCATGGGATCAATAACGCCGAATTATTGGAGCAAACCCTCCGGCCTGGGGGCTGTTTGGATGTGGCGCGCGAGTTTCAAGCCCAAGGACGGGTGCGGTTTATTGGTTTTTCGACCCACGGCCCCCTAGATCTGATTCTGTCAGCCGTTGAATCCGGCCAATTTGACTACATTAACCTCCACTGGTACTACATTAATCAGACCAACTGGCCCGCCATTCTCGCAGCCCAAAAACAGGATATGGGGGTCTTTATTATCAGCCCAACCAACAAAGGGGGAATGCTGAATCAACCACCCGCCCGCCTTGTGGAGCTTTGCCAACCCCTAAGTCCCATGGTCTTTAATGATCTGTTTTGTCTGAGTCATCCCGAAGTCCATACCCTGAGTATCGGTGCTGCCCGGCCAGAAGATTTTCCGGAACATTTGCAAGCTTTAGAGTTGTTGCCCCAGGCCGATGAACTGTTACCACCCATCCTCAACCGCTTAAACCAGGCCCTGATTGATACCCTTGGCCAAGACTGGTGTGATACCTGGGCACAAGGCCTACCAAACTATAGAAAGACTCCTGGACAAATTAATATTCAGATGATCCTCTGGTTGCGGAACCTGGCATTGGCCTGGGGACTGGTGGATTATGCCCAGATGCGCTACAACCTGCTGGGGAATGGTAGTCATTGGTTTCCGGGTGAACAAGCCAAAGACCTAGACAGGCGCAATCTTCAGCAACTCCAACAATGCCTCCAGAACAGTCCCCATCAAGCCATCATTCCTCAGTTACTCCTAGAAACCCATCAACTCCTGGGCGGGGCGGCCCAAAAACGCTTATCCCAAAGTTAAAGGAACGTATTGTTAGATCCAGAACAGTGCGAAAATTATCGGTTAACTGAATCCCGGCTCATCTTGAATAGTCTAGGCTGAATTGTTCGTCTTTCTGCCATGTAGCGTTATACCTGGGAGTCTTGTATGATTGCGCCTCAACCTAGTGATAGTGATCCATTTTGGGAAAATCAATATGCAAGACTACTAATTGGGCTAGTTTCTCTCATGCTGATTCCCACCCTTTTTTCAGCGCATTGGACATCATTAGTTTCCTTCAGTTTAGAAACATTGGTAATTGTGCTGATCTTGCAGATTTTACGAGCTCGGCGATCAAGATTTTATACTTACTTAGTCGTCAGTTTAGCTATCTTTGCCTTAGAACTATTGGACTATTTTTCTAACAATGTTCAACAAGCTATTGGCATCGTGATTGACTTATTGACAGGAGTAGTTCATTTAACCTTTAGCTTCATGGTCATTCAAGTCATTCTCAAGAAAATATTTTCGCAGCAATCTGTAACGAG is from Synechococcus sp. PCC 6312 and encodes:
- a CDS encoding RrF2 family transcriptional regulator, with amino-acid sequence MKLTTRGHYSVKALLDLSLQPNYGPASVRDIAQRQDLPAPYLEKLLIEMRRAGLVNSLRGSQGGYQLAQAPGQISLGQILQAVGESSQPLFLDDTPPDLAAADWVTVSLWKRLHQKLRDALFNISLEDLYYDARSWQAAQGESASFVV
- a CDS encoding exopolysaccharide biosynthesis protein: MAKLSQDLHRYFIESPPPEMETVSLAALLDQAGERIFGFLLVILSLPSALPIPAPGYSTPFGVALFLLALQLIAGKTTPWLPNKIMHYQIPLPQAQGVIKAGIPWLKRIEAISRPRLLPICTSTPGRVILGMAIALMAISMMIPIPGTNTLPAMGIFVVGFGLLDDDGVICLGGLVLCLMGAILSTSIIAALVWGGTSLYDTLKEGLKSLFQ
- a CDS encoding aldo/keto reductase; amino-acid sequence: MLYRRFGRTNLAMPVFSCGGMRYQYKWQDAPLTEIPTDNQNNLEATIHQALDLGINHIETARGYGTSELQLGQILPNIPRKKLIVQTKVSPCPNPSEFRQTLEQSLGNLNLDYVDLLGIHGINNAELLEQTLRPGGCLDVAREFQAQGRVRFIGFSTHGPLDLILSAVESGQFDYINLHWYYINQTNWPAILAAQKQDMGVFIISPTNKGGMLNQPPARLVELCQPLSPMVFNDLFCLSHPEVHTLSIGAARPEDFPEHLQALELLPQADELLPPILNRLNQALIDTLGQDWCDTWAQGLPNYRKTPGQINIQMILWLRNLALAWGLVDYAQMRYNLLGNGSHWFPGEQAKDLDRRNLQQLQQCLQNSPHQAIIPQLLLETHQLLGGAAQKRLSQS
- a CDS encoding SagB/ThcOx family dehydrogenase; translation: MSLAQHYHERTKYDPVTIRQRGKALDFSQQPIPYKDYKFGHLINLKQLPADLDPNLGERLSRFFYLSYGITAAVATPGDPYYLRAAPSAGGLYPAELYLIARQDSCLPAGLYNYQARPHGLIHFWESNVWSALQSACFWHPVLDHVTLAVVLTAVFYRSAWRYEDRAYRRIGLDSGHLLGNIELAANLNDFRAHLLGGFVDSALNDLLYLDSDQEAVLVVIGLADLLKVSENLPHLPTVLPSPICPTIPKIADGDLLHECHQASQITATDLTYIPKPQADPDGVVLDLCTGVAIMPPPEPEPEPEPEPTPDLYDFPGLTRVHLGVEPINWQQNCTGLENTILRRRSTRVYSGGSITQAQLAQILDFAYHPEHYQPQGLDETPDYFCLNLIKTFVAVSEVKGLEAGCYYYAPQAKELRQIRFKNFRTELHHLSLGQELGRDAAAVVFQTANLEAAITELGERAYRYLHMDAGHLGQRLNLAAMQLNLGASGIAGFFDDQVNEVLGIPVDDAVLYLTTLGVPA
- a CDS encoding pentapeptide repeat-containing protein, which encodes MTSLNREEFIQAYLAGERNFCGANLSKLDYFEALLADVNLTAANLSQAYLPYAQLQRAILIKANFTEAELGDTQLYQANLTAANLAGANLSRANLRAANLQGANLQGADLTRADLRGANLAGADLRDAILSRANLDAAVLDQAQLQGTNLFQSMGLESKGIIYDFRTKFPDGHHQHFG
- the lepB gene encoding signal peptidase I; translated protein: MTSHNSSSLWPRLWQAQKGNLLLILIALGLALLLRFWVAESRYIPSESMEPTLWPGDRIVVEKISYYQRSPKAGDIVVFQPPPYLQAFGYKPDQAFIKRVIGLPGQVVQVHQGRVYVDGLPLPEPYIAEPPNYELPPVRVPEHSLFVMGDNRNNSNDSHVWGFLPENSLLGRAAFCYWPLEHWGPIQSTIEARLETFPGDSG